In Toxotes jaculatrix isolate fToxJac2 chromosome 12, fToxJac2.pri, whole genome shotgun sequence, the following are encoded in one genomic region:
- the picalma gene encoding phosphatidylinositol binding clathrin assembly protein a isoform X7: protein MSGQSITDRITAAQHSVTGSAISKTVCKATTHEIMGPKKKHLDYLIQCTNEMNVNIPQLADTLFERTTNTSWVVVFKSLTTTHHLMVYGNERFIQYLASRNTLFNLSNFLDKSGLQGYDMSTFIRRYSRYLNEKAVSYRQVAFDFTKVKRGSDGLMRTMNTEKLLKTIPIIQNQMDVLLDFNVNANELTNGVINAAFMLLFKDAIRLFAAYNEGIINLLEKYFDMKKVQCKDGLDIYKKFLTRMTRISEFLKVAEQVGIDRGDIPDLSQAPSSLLDALEQHLASLEGKKVKDSTAASRASTLSNAVSSLANTGISFTKVDEREKQAALEEEQARLKALKEQRLKELQKNPAMATTDSSPVSTVAGPINSAPAIDLFSTPSSTNSTSKAANDLLDLQPAFQQPLPLSATNTWGDPFTYAAEAVEESIPNSNPFLTLPVVDAVHTPTVSSDAGSLSSRTPSHEVFDHYTPFFDSSSSLASDLETAAQIETFITDSFCGPSPYSTLFQSEPPAVAGLFRGFTASPTPQQAQNSRGLNVDFDSVFGNNTNANNLDSTVASSPNQGMTPNGQQPNKLVSSDLDSSLANLVGNLGIGNGTAKNDLHWSQPGEKKLTGGTNWQPKTAPSTTWNPATMAPSVMAFPATTPTGMMAYAMPPHMGSVMMTQPTMMYTQPMMRPANPFGSNPGAQSPTTSSPSSLSPLRAPGKDPFAQLFLQNFL from the exons ATGTCTGGGCAGAGCATTACAGACAGGATAACCGCCGCACAGCACAGTGTCACCGGGTCGGCGATTTCCAAAACTGTGTGCAAGGCGACCACGCACGAAATAATGGGgccaaaaaagaaacatttggaTT ACTTGATTCAGTgcacaaatgaaatgaatgtgaacATCCCTCAGCTGGCTGACACACTCTTTGAGAGGACCACCAACACCAGCTGGGTGGTTGTCTTCAAATCCCTCACCACCACACACCATCTGATGGTCTACGGCAACGAG AGATTTATACAGTATCTGGCTTCAAGGAACACACTATTCAACCTCAGCAATTTTTTGGACAAAAGTGGCCTACAAG GCTATGATATGTCAACGTTCATTAGGAGGTATAGCCGCTACCTGAATGAGAAGGCTGTGTCCTACAGACAAGTCGCGTTTGACTTCACTAAAGTGAAAAGAGG gTCTGACGGATTGATGAGAACCATGAACACAGAGAAACTCCTCAAGACCATCCCTATCATCCAAAATCAGATGGATGTGTTACTCGATTTCAAT GTCAATGCCAATGAGCTGACGAATGGCGTGATCAATGCTGCCTTCATGCTTCTGTTCAAAGATGCGATCCGACTGTTTGCAGCCTACAACGAGGGCATAATCAACCTCCTGG AGAAATACTTTGACATGAAGAAAGTCCAGTGCAAAGATGGACTTGACATCTACAAGAAATTCCTTACACGAATGACACGAATCTCAGAGTTCCTTAAAGTTGCAGAG CAAGTGGGGATTGATCGAGGGGACATCCCAGATCTGTCTCAG GCCCCCAGCAGCCTGCTGGACGCCCTGGAACAGCACTTGGCCTctttagagggaaaaaaagtcaaagactcCACAGCAGCCAGCAG GGCGAGCACCCTCTCCAATGCTGTCTCCTCCCTGGCCAACACCGGCATATCCTTCACCAAAGTGGacgagagggaaaaacaggCAGCCCTGGAAGAAGAGCAGGCCCGCCTCAAAGCActaaaa GAGCAGCGTCTGAAAGAGCTCCAGAAGAATCCTGCTATGGCCACCACAGACTCCTCCCCCGTCTCCACAGTGGCTGGACCCATCAATTCAGCCCCTGCCATTGACCTGTTCTCCACCCCTAGCTCCACCAACAG CACGTCCAAGGCAGCCAACGACCTTCTGGACCTGCAGCCCGCGTTCCAGCAGCCGCTGCCTCTCTCCGCCACCAACACATGGGGAG ATCCTTTCACCTACGCTGCAGAAGCTGTGGAGGAATCCATTCCAAACTCAAACCCTTTCCTCACACTACCTGTTGTCGATGCTGTCCACACACCTACGGTGTCCTCGGACGCCGGCAGTCTGTCCTCTAGGACACCTAGCCATGAAGTGTTCG ATCATTATACTCCCTTTTTTGACTCAAGCTCTTCCCTGGCATCTGATCTCGAAACTGCTGCCCAGATAGAGACATTTATCACAG ACTCCTTCTGTGGGCCAAGCCCTTACTCCACCCTCTTCCAATCTGAGCCCCCTGCTGTAGCGGGTCTATTCAGAG GGTTTACAGCCTCCCCTACACCGCAGCAGGCGCAAAACTCTCGAGGCCTTAATGTCGACTTTGACTCGGTGTTTGGCAACAACACCAATGCCAACAACCTGGATTCCACAG TGGCGTCCTCACCCAATCAGGGCATGACCCCGAACGGACAGCAGCCCAATAAACTGGTGTCCAGTGACCTGGACTCCTCACTGGCCAATCTCGTCGGCA ATTTGGGAATTGGCAACGGCACAGCAAAGAA TGATCTTCACTGGAGTCAGCCCGGTGAAAAGAAGCTGACAGGTGGAACCAACTGGCAGCCAAAGACAGCTCCGTCCACCACCTGGAACCCTGCAACCATG GCACCATCTGTCATGGCCTTCCCTGCAACCACACCGACAGGCATGATGGCATATGCAATG CCTCCTCACATGGGCTCTGTGATGATGACACAGCCCACCATGATGTACACCCAACCCATGATGAGGCCCGCCAACCCCTTCGGCTCCAATCCCGGTGCACAG TCACCCACAACCTCTAGTCCCTCCAGTCTCAGCCCCCTCAGAGCGCCGGGGAAGGACCCCTTTGCTCAGCTCTTTCTGCAGAATTTCTTATAG
- the picalma gene encoding phosphatidylinositol binding clathrin assembly protein a isoform X2 → MSGQSITDRITAAQHSVTGSAISKTVCKATTHEIMGPKKKHLDYLIQCTNEMNVNIPQLADTLFERTTNTSWVVVFKSLTTTHHLMVYGNERFIQYLASRNTLFNLSNFLDKSGLQGYDMSTFIRRYSRYLNEKAVSYRQVAFDFTKVKRGSDGLMRTMNTEKLLKTIPIIQNQMDVLLDFNVNANELTNGVINAAFMLLFKDAIRLFAAYNEGIINLLEKYFDMKKVQCKDGLDIYKKFLTRMTRISEFLKVAEQVGIDRGDIPDLSQAPSSLLDALEQHLASLEGKKVKDSTAASRASTLSNAVSSLANTGISFTKVDEREKQAALEEEQARLKALKEQRLKELQKNPAMATTDSSPVSTVAGPINSAPAIDLFSTPSSTNSTSKAANDLLDLQPAFQQPLPLSATNTWGGFTASPTPQQAQNSRGLNVDFDSVFGNNTNANNLDSTDVLGGILKPTVASSPNQGMTPNGQQPNKLVSSDLDSSLANLVGNLGIGNGTAKNDLHWSQPGEKKLTGGTNWQPKTAPSTTWNPATMAPSVMAFPATTPTGMMAYAMPPHMGSVMMTQPTMMYTQPMMRPANPFGSNPGAQSPTTSSPSSLSPLRAPGKDPFAQLFLQNFL, encoded by the exons ATGTCTGGGCAGAGCATTACAGACAGGATAACCGCCGCACAGCACAGTGTCACCGGGTCGGCGATTTCCAAAACTGTGTGCAAGGCGACCACGCACGAAATAATGGGgccaaaaaagaaacatttggaTT ACTTGATTCAGTgcacaaatgaaatgaatgtgaacATCCCTCAGCTGGCTGACACACTCTTTGAGAGGACCACCAACACCAGCTGGGTGGTTGTCTTCAAATCCCTCACCACCACACACCATCTGATGGTCTACGGCAACGAG AGATTTATACAGTATCTGGCTTCAAGGAACACACTATTCAACCTCAGCAATTTTTTGGACAAAAGTGGCCTACAAG GCTATGATATGTCAACGTTCATTAGGAGGTATAGCCGCTACCTGAATGAGAAGGCTGTGTCCTACAGACAAGTCGCGTTTGACTTCACTAAAGTGAAAAGAGG gTCTGACGGATTGATGAGAACCATGAACACAGAGAAACTCCTCAAGACCATCCCTATCATCCAAAATCAGATGGATGTGTTACTCGATTTCAAT GTCAATGCCAATGAGCTGACGAATGGCGTGATCAATGCTGCCTTCATGCTTCTGTTCAAAGATGCGATCCGACTGTTTGCAGCCTACAACGAGGGCATAATCAACCTCCTGG AGAAATACTTTGACATGAAGAAAGTCCAGTGCAAAGATGGACTTGACATCTACAAGAAATTCCTTACACGAATGACACGAATCTCAGAGTTCCTTAAAGTTGCAGAG CAAGTGGGGATTGATCGAGGGGACATCCCAGATCTGTCTCAG GCCCCCAGCAGCCTGCTGGACGCCCTGGAACAGCACTTGGCCTctttagagggaaaaaaagtcaaagactcCACAGCAGCCAGCAG GGCGAGCACCCTCTCCAATGCTGTCTCCTCCCTGGCCAACACCGGCATATCCTTCACCAAAGTGGacgagagggaaaaacaggCAGCCCTGGAAGAAGAGCAGGCCCGCCTCAAAGCActaaaa GAGCAGCGTCTGAAAGAGCTCCAGAAGAATCCTGCTATGGCCACCACAGACTCCTCCCCCGTCTCCACAGTGGCTGGACCCATCAATTCAGCCCCTGCCATTGACCTGTTCTCCACCCCTAGCTCCACCAACAG CACGTCCAAGGCAGCCAACGACCTTCTGGACCTGCAGCCCGCGTTCCAGCAGCCGCTGCCTCTCTCCGCCACCAACACATGGGGAG GGTTTACAGCCTCCCCTACACCGCAGCAGGCGCAAAACTCTCGAGGCCTTAATGTCGACTTTGACTCGGTGTTTGGCAACAACACCAATGCCAACAACCTGGATTCCACAG ATGTTTTAGGTGGCATCCTCAAACCTACAGTGGCGTCCTCACCCAATCAGGGCATGACCCCGAACGGACAGCAGCCCAATAAACTGGTGTCCAGTGACCTGGACTCCTCACTGGCCAATCTCGTCGGCA ATTTGGGAATTGGCAACGGCACAGCAAAGAA TGATCTTCACTGGAGTCAGCCCGGTGAAAAGAAGCTGACAGGTGGAACCAACTGGCAGCCAAAGACAGCTCCGTCCACCACCTGGAACCCTGCAACCATG GCACCATCTGTCATGGCCTTCCCTGCAACCACACCGACAGGCATGATGGCATATGCAATG CCTCCTCACATGGGCTCTGTGATGATGACACAGCCCACCATGATGTACACCCAACCCATGATGAGGCCCGCCAACCCCTTCGGCTCCAATCCCGGTGCACAG TCACCCACAACCTCTAGTCCCTCCAGTCTCAGCCCCCTCAGAGCGCCGGGGAAGGACCCCTTTGCTCAGCTCTTTCTGCAGAATTTCTTATAG